A single region of the Ziziphus jujuba cultivar Dongzao chromosome 10, ASM3175591v1 genome encodes:
- the LOC107407453 gene encoding topless-related protein 3 isoform X1 → MSSLSRELVFLILQFLDEEKFKESVHKLEKESGFFFNMKYFEEKVQAGEWEEVEKYLSGFTKVDDNRYSMKIFFEIRKQKYLEALDRQDKAKAVEILVGDLKVFSTFNEELYKEITQLLTLGNFRENEQLSKYGDTKTARSIMLIELKKLIEANPLFRDKLTFPTLKSSRLRTLINQSLNWQHQLCKTPRPNPDIKTLFTDHTCTPPNGPLATTPVNLPVAAVAKPAAYASIGAHGPFPPPAAAANANALAGWMANASASSSVQAAVVTASSIPVPQNQVSILKHPRTPPATPGMVDYQSPDHEQLIKRLRSSQSVEEVTYPTPRQQASWSQDDLPKTVAFSLHQGSNVTSMDFHPSHHTLLLVGCSNGEITLWELGLRERLVSKPFKATIVTDAPVSVSRVMWSPDGNFVGVAFTKRLIHLYAYSGSNDLRHHLEIDAHAGAVNDLAFAHPNKQLCVVTCGEDKLIKVWDLTGRQLHNFEGHEAPVYSICPHHKENIQFIFSTAIDGKIKAWLYDNMGSRVDYDAPGHWCTTMLYSADGSRLFSCGTSKDGDSYLVEWNESEGAIKRTYSGFSRKKSAGVVQFDTTQNHFLAAGEDSQIKFWDMDNNNVLASTDAEGGLLSLPRLRFNKEGNLLAVTTADHGFKILASAAGLKTLKAIESTSFEGLRPSIESTPIKVSGSSAFPHVSPVNCKVERSSPVRSTPILNGVDPMGRSVEKPRSVDIIDKTRPWQLTEILDPVHCRLVTMPDSTDTSSRVVRLLYTNSGVGILALGSNGVQKLWKWVRNEQNPSGKATATVVPQHWQPNSGLLMTNDVSGVNLEEAVPCIALSKNDSYVMSACGGKVSLFNMMTFKVMTTFMPPPPASTFLAFHPQDNNIIAIGMEDSTIHIYNVRVDEVKSKLKGHQKRITGLAFSTNLNILVSSGADAQLCLWSIDTWEKRKSVALQIPAGKAPLGDTRVQFHSDQVRLLVVHETQLAVYDASKMDRIRQWLPQDVLSAPISYAAYSCNSQLIYATFCDGNIAVFDSDSLRLRCRIAPSAYFSQAVLNGSQAVYPLVVAAHPQEPNQVAVGLTDGSVKVIEPAESEGKWGTPPPTDNGMLNGRTGSSSTTSNHTPDQMQR, encoded by the exons ATGTCATCTTTGAGCAGAGAATTGGTGTTTCTGATACTCCAATTTCTCGATGAGGAGAAGTTCAAGGAGTCTGTGCACAA acttGAGAAAGAATCGGGGTTTTTCTTCAACATGAAATATTTTGAAGAGAAAGTTCAGGCTGGAGAATGGGAAGAAGTTGAGAAGTACTTGTCTGGATTTACCAAAGTTGATGATAACAGATACTCAATGAAGATATTCTTTGAAATAAGGAAGCAGAAATATCTTGAAGCACTAGATAG GCAAGATAAGGCGAAGGCTGTTGAAATATTAGTTGGTGATTTGAAAGTGTTCTCAACATTTAATGAGGAACTATATAAAGAAATCACTCAGCTTCTAACTCTTGGGAATTTCAG GGAAAATGAACAGCTCTCTAAATATGGTGACACGAAAACAGCTCGCAGCATCATGTTGATTGAACTTAAAAAACTTATTGAAGCAAACCCCCTTTTTCGCGATAAGCTTACTTTCCCTACTTTGAAGTCTTCGAGACTGCGGACTCTTATAAATCAAAG TTTGAATTGGCAGCATCAGTTATGTAAAACTCCAAGGCCAAATCCAGACATTAAGACTTTATTCACAGATCACACATGTACACCTCCAAATGGTCCTCTTGCAACCACACCTGTCAATCTTCCAGTTGCTGCAGTTGCAAAACCTGCTGCATATGCCTCAATTGGAGCTCATGGA CCCTTTCCACCCCCTGCAGCTGCTGCTAATGCTAATGCTTTAGCAGGTTGGATGGCCAATGCATCTGCCTCTTCATCTGTCCAAGCTGCTGTTGTCACAGCATCGTCCATCCCTGTTCCACAGAATCAAG TTTCAATCTTGAAGCATCCTAGAACTCCTCCGGCGACTCCAGGTATGGTTGATTACCAGAGTCCTGATCATGAACAACTAATAAAACGATTGCGGTCTTCTCAGTCTGTTGAAGAG GTCACCTATCCAACACCTCGACAGCAAGCTTCTTGGTCACAGGATGACCTGCCGAAAACTGTGGCTTTTTCCTTGCATCAAGGATCCAACGTTACAAGCATGGATTTTCATCCATCTCACCATACATTGCTTCTAG TCGGTTGTAGTAATGGAGAAATTACACTTTGGGAACTTGGATTGCGTGAGAGACTGGTATCAAAGCCATTCAAG GCGACTATCGTCACAGATGCACCAGTATCTGTTAGTCGTGTTATGTGGAGTCCCGATGGGAATTTTGTGG GTGTTGCATTTACCAAGCGTTTGATTCACTTGTATGCTTATTCTGGATCAAATGATCTGCGCCATCATTTAGAG ATTGATGCCCATGCTGGTGCTGTGAACGACTTGGCTTTTGCCCACCCAAATAAGCAACTATGTGTTGTAACTTGTGGAGAGGACAAACTAATAAAG GTATGGGATTTAACAGGACGGCAACTACATAACTTTGAAGGTCATGAGGCACCGGTATATTCTATTTGTCCTCACCACAAGGAGAACATTCAG TTCATATTTTCTACTGCTATTGATGGGAAAATAAAGGCCTGGTTATATGACAATATGGGTTCTAGAGTTGACTATGACGCTCCTGGACATTGGTGTACTACAATGCTTTACAGTGCTGATGGAAGCAG GTTGTTCTCTTGTGGAACGAGTAAAGATGGAGACTCTTACCTAGTTGAATGGAATGAAAGTGAAGGAGCAATAAAAAGGACATACTCTGGATTTAGTAGAAAGAAGTCAGCGGGCGTTGTGCAGTTTGACACAACACAGAATCACTTTTTGGCTGCTGGTGAAGATAGCCAGATAAAGTTTTGGGATATGGACAATAACAATGTTCTTGCAAGCACTGATGCGGAGGGTGGACTTCTG AGTCTTCCTCGCTTGAGATTCAATAAGGAAGGAAATCTCTTAGCTGTTACTACAGCAGACCATGgatttaaaatacttgcaagTGCTGCTGGTCTAAAAACTTTGAAAGCTATTGAGTCTACATCTTTTGAAGGACTGAGGCCTTCCATAGAATCTACTCCTATAAAG GTATCTGGATCCTCTGCTTTTCCACATGTTAGTCCAGTCAATTGTAAAGTAGAAAGGAGCTCCCCTGTTAGATCTACTCCAATTCTT AATGGAGTTGATCCTATGGGTAGAAGTGTGGAGAAACCTAGAAGCGTGGACATAATTGATAAAACCAGGCCCTGGCAGTTGACTGAAATTCTGGATCCTGTCCACTGCCGGTTAGTTACCATGCCTGACAGTACAGATACGTCCAGCAGG gtTGTTCGACTTTTATACACGAATTCTGGCGTTGGCATTTTGGCTCTTGGTTCGAATGGTGTTCAGAAGCTGTGGAAGTGGGTCCGCAATGAACAAAATCCTAGTGGGAAG GCCACTGCCACCGTTGTTCCACAGCATTGGCAACCAAACAGTGGTCTTCTTATGACTAATGATGTCTCAGGTGTCAACCTTGAAGAGGCAGTTCCATGCATAGCGTTATCAAAGAATGATTCATATGTAATGTCGGCTTGTGGCGGAAAGGTTTCATTGTTTAACATGATGACATTTAAG GTAATGACAACATTCATGCCACCGCCCCCTGCCTCCACCTTCCTAGCATTCCATCCTCAGGATAATAATATCATAGCCATAGGCATGGAGGATTCTACCATTCACATTTACAATGTTAGGGTGGATGAG GTTAAATCGAAATTGAAGGGTCACCAGAAGCGAATAACTGGTTTAGCATTCTCTACTAATTTAAATATCCTTGTTTCGTCAGGTGCTGATGCTCAA CTTTGCCTGTGGAGCATTGATACATGGGAGAAGAGGAAATCAGTTGCATTGCAGATTCCTGCTGGGAAGGCACCTCTTGGTGATACTCGTGTGCAATTCCATTCTGACCAAGTCCGTTTGCTGGTAGTCCATGAGACGCAGCTAGCAGTATATGATGCCTCCAAGATGGATCGCATCCGACAG TGGCTTCCGCAGGATGTACTCTCTGCGCCGATATCTTATGCAGCATACTCCTGCAACAGCCAGCTAATTTATGCAACCTTTTGTGATGGTAACATTGCGGTGTTTGATTCTGATAGCTTGAGATTAAGGTGCCGCATTGCACCATCAGCATACTTTTCCCAAGCAGTCTTGAATGG AAGCCAAGCGGTGTACCCACTAGTGGTTGCAGCTCATCCACAAGAGCCAAACCAAGTAGCAGTTGGGCTGACTGATGGTTCCGTTAAAGTGATTGAGCCTGCCGAATCAGAGGGGAAGTGGGGAACTCCGCCGCCTACGGATAATGGGATGCTTAATGGCAGGACAGGATCATCGTCGACCACCAGCAACCACACACCTGATCAGATGCAAAGATGA
- the LOC107407453 gene encoding topless-related protein 3 isoform X3: MSSLSRELVFLILQFLDEEKFKESVHKLEKESGFFFNMKYFEEKVQAGEWEEVEKYLSGFTKVDDNRYSMKIFFEIRKQKYLEALDRQDKAKAVEILVGDLKVFSTFNEELYKEITQLLTLGNFRENEQLSKYGDTKTARSIMLIELKKLIEANPLFRDKLTFPTLKSSRLRTLINQSLNWQHQLCKTPRPNPDIKTLFTDHTCTPPNGPLATTPVNLPVAAVAKPAAYASIGAHGPFPPPAAAANANALAGWMANASASSSVQAAVVTASSIPVPQNQVSILKHPRTPPATPGMVDYQSPDHEQLIKRLRSSQSVEEVTYPTPRQQASWSQDDLPKTVAFSLHQGSNVTSMDFHPSHHTLLLVGCSNGEITLWELGLRERLVSKPFKATIVTDAPVSVSRVMWSPDGNFVGVAFTKRLIHLYAYSGSNDLRHHLEIDAHAGAVNDLAFAHPNKQLCVVTCGEDKLIKVWDLTGRQLHNFEGHEAPVYSICPHHKENIQFIFSTAIDGKIKAWLYDNMGSRVDYDAPGHWCTTMLYSADGSRLFSCGTSKDGDSYLVEWNESEGAIKRTYSGFSRKKSAGVVQFDTTQNHFLAAGEDSQIKFWDMDNNNVLASTDAEGGLLSLPRLRFNKEGNLLAVTTADHGFKILASAAGLKTLKAIESTSFEGLRPSIESTPIKNGVDPMGRSVEKPRSVDIIDKTRPWQLTEILDPVHCRLVTMPDSTDTSSRVVRLLYTNSGVGILALGSNGVQKLWKWVRNEQNPSGKATATVVPQHWQPNSGLLMTNDVSGVNLEEAVPCIALSKNDSYVMSACGGKVSLFNMMTFKVMTTFMPPPPASTFLAFHPQDNNIIAIGMEDSTIHIYNVRVDEVKSKLKGHQKRITGLAFSTNLNILVSSGADAQLCLWSIDTWEKRKSVALQIPAGKAPLGDTRVQFHSDQVRLLVVHETQLAVYDASKMDRIRQWLPQDVLSAPISYAAYSCNSQLIYATFCDGNIAVFDSDSLRLRCRIAPSAYFSQAVLNGSQAVYPLVVAAHPQEPNQVAVGLTDGSVKVIEPAESEGKWGTPPPTDNGMLNGRTGSSSTTSNHTPDQMQR, encoded by the exons ATGTCATCTTTGAGCAGAGAATTGGTGTTTCTGATACTCCAATTTCTCGATGAGGAGAAGTTCAAGGAGTCTGTGCACAA acttGAGAAAGAATCGGGGTTTTTCTTCAACATGAAATATTTTGAAGAGAAAGTTCAGGCTGGAGAATGGGAAGAAGTTGAGAAGTACTTGTCTGGATTTACCAAAGTTGATGATAACAGATACTCAATGAAGATATTCTTTGAAATAAGGAAGCAGAAATATCTTGAAGCACTAGATAG GCAAGATAAGGCGAAGGCTGTTGAAATATTAGTTGGTGATTTGAAAGTGTTCTCAACATTTAATGAGGAACTATATAAAGAAATCACTCAGCTTCTAACTCTTGGGAATTTCAG GGAAAATGAACAGCTCTCTAAATATGGTGACACGAAAACAGCTCGCAGCATCATGTTGATTGAACTTAAAAAACTTATTGAAGCAAACCCCCTTTTTCGCGATAAGCTTACTTTCCCTACTTTGAAGTCTTCGAGACTGCGGACTCTTATAAATCAAAG TTTGAATTGGCAGCATCAGTTATGTAAAACTCCAAGGCCAAATCCAGACATTAAGACTTTATTCACAGATCACACATGTACACCTCCAAATGGTCCTCTTGCAACCACACCTGTCAATCTTCCAGTTGCTGCAGTTGCAAAACCTGCTGCATATGCCTCAATTGGAGCTCATGGA CCCTTTCCACCCCCTGCAGCTGCTGCTAATGCTAATGCTTTAGCAGGTTGGATGGCCAATGCATCTGCCTCTTCATCTGTCCAAGCTGCTGTTGTCACAGCATCGTCCATCCCTGTTCCACAGAATCAAG TTTCAATCTTGAAGCATCCTAGAACTCCTCCGGCGACTCCAGGTATGGTTGATTACCAGAGTCCTGATCATGAACAACTAATAAAACGATTGCGGTCTTCTCAGTCTGTTGAAGAG GTCACCTATCCAACACCTCGACAGCAAGCTTCTTGGTCACAGGATGACCTGCCGAAAACTGTGGCTTTTTCCTTGCATCAAGGATCCAACGTTACAAGCATGGATTTTCATCCATCTCACCATACATTGCTTCTAG TCGGTTGTAGTAATGGAGAAATTACACTTTGGGAACTTGGATTGCGTGAGAGACTGGTATCAAAGCCATTCAAG GCGACTATCGTCACAGATGCACCAGTATCTGTTAGTCGTGTTATGTGGAGTCCCGATGGGAATTTTGTGG GTGTTGCATTTACCAAGCGTTTGATTCACTTGTATGCTTATTCTGGATCAAATGATCTGCGCCATCATTTAGAG ATTGATGCCCATGCTGGTGCTGTGAACGACTTGGCTTTTGCCCACCCAAATAAGCAACTATGTGTTGTAACTTGTGGAGAGGACAAACTAATAAAG GTATGGGATTTAACAGGACGGCAACTACATAACTTTGAAGGTCATGAGGCACCGGTATATTCTATTTGTCCTCACCACAAGGAGAACATTCAG TTCATATTTTCTACTGCTATTGATGGGAAAATAAAGGCCTGGTTATATGACAATATGGGTTCTAGAGTTGACTATGACGCTCCTGGACATTGGTGTACTACAATGCTTTACAGTGCTGATGGAAGCAG GTTGTTCTCTTGTGGAACGAGTAAAGATGGAGACTCTTACCTAGTTGAATGGAATGAAAGTGAAGGAGCAATAAAAAGGACATACTCTGGATTTAGTAGAAAGAAGTCAGCGGGCGTTGTGCAGTTTGACACAACACAGAATCACTTTTTGGCTGCTGGTGAAGATAGCCAGATAAAGTTTTGGGATATGGACAATAACAATGTTCTTGCAAGCACTGATGCGGAGGGTGGACTTCTG AGTCTTCCTCGCTTGAGATTCAATAAGGAAGGAAATCTCTTAGCTGTTACTACAGCAGACCATGgatttaaaatacttgcaagTGCTGCTGGTCTAAAAACTTTGAAAGCTATTGAGTCTACATCTTTTGAAGGACTGAGGCCTTCCATAGAATCTACTCCTATAAAG AATGGAGTTGATCCTATGGGTAGAAGTGTGGAGAAACCTAGAAGCGTGGACATAATTGATAAAACCAGGCCCTGGCAGTTGACTGAAATTCTGGATCCTGTCCACTGCCGGTTAGTTACCATGCCTGACAGTACAGATACGTCCAGCAGG gtTGTTCGACTTTTATACACGAATTCTGGCGTTGGCATTTTGGCTCTTGGTTCGAATGGTGTTCAGAAGCTGTGGAAGTGGGTCCGCAATGAACAAAATCCTAGTGGGAAG GCCACTGCCACCGTTGTTCCACAGCATTGGCAACCAAACAGTGGTCTTCTTATGACTAATGATGTCTCAGGTGTCAACCTTGAAGAGGCAGTTCCATGCATAGCGTTATCAAAGAATGATTCATATGTAATGTCGGCTTGTGGCGGAAAGGTTTCATTGTTTAACATGATGACATTTAAG GTAATGACAACATTCATGCCACCGCCCCCTGCCTCCACCTTCCTAGCATTCCATCCTCAGGATAATAATATCATAGCCATAGGCATGGAGGATTCTACCATTCACATTTACAATGTTAGGGTGGATGAG GTTAAATCGAAATTGAAGGGTCACCAGAAGCGAATAACTGGTTTAGCATTCTCTACTAATTTAAATATCCTTGTTTCGTCAGGTGCTGATGCTCAA CTTTGCCTGTGGAGCATTGATACATGGGAGAAGAGGAAATCAGTTGCATTGCAGATTCCTGCTGGGAAGGCACCTCTTGGTGATACTCGTGTGCAATTCCATTCTGACCAAGTCCGTTTGCTGGTAGTCCATGAGACGCAGCTAGCAGTATATGATGCCTCCAAGATGGATCGCATCCGACAG TGGCTTCCGCAGGATGTACTCTCTGCGCCGATATCTTATGCAGCATACTCCTGCAACAGCCAGCTAATTTATGCAACCTTTTGTGATGGTAACATTGCGGTGTTTGATTCTGATAGCTTGAGATTAAGGTGCCGCATTGCACCATCAGCATACTTTTCCCAAGCAGTCTTGAATGG AAGCCAAGCGGTGTACCCACTAGTGGTTGCAGCTCATCCACAAGAGCCAAACCAAGTAGCAGTTGGGCTGACTGATGGTTCCGTTAAAGTGATTGAGCCTGCCGAATCAGAGGGGAAGTGGGGAACTCCGCCGCCTACGGATAATGGGATGCTTAATGGCAGGACAGGATCATCGTCGACCACCAGCAACCACACACCTGATCAGATGCAAAGATGA
- the LOC107407453 gene encoding topless-related protein 3 isoform X2 produces MSSLSRELVFLILQFLDEEKFKESVHKLEKESGFFFNMKYFEEKVQAGEWEEVEKYLSGFTKVDDNRYSMKIFFEIRKQKYLEALDRQDKAKAVEILVGDLKVFSTFNEELYKEITQLLTLGNFRENEQLSKYGDTKTARSIMLIELKKLIEANPLFRDKLTFPTLKSSRLRTLINQSLNWQHQLCKTPRPNPDIKTLFTDHTCTPPNGPLATTPVNLPVAAVAKPAAYASIGAHGPFPPPAAAANANALAGWMANASASSSVQAAVVTASSIPVPQNQVSILKHPRTPPATPGMVDYQSPDHEQLIKRLRSSQSVEEVTYPTPRQQASWSQDDLPKTVAFSLHQGSNVTSMDFHPSHHTLLLVGCSNGEITLWELGLRERLVSKPFKATIVTDAPVSVSRVMWSPDGNFVGVAFTKRLIHLYAYSGSNDLRHHLEIDAHAGAVNDLAFAHPNKQLCVVTCGEDKLIKVWDLTGRQLHNFEGHEAPVYSICPHHKENIQFIFSTAIDGKIKAWLYDNMGSRVDYDAPGHWCTTMLYSADGSRLFSCGTSKDGDSYLVEWNESEGAIKRTYSGFSRKKSAGVVQFDTTQNHFLAAGEDSQIKFWDMDNNNVLASTDAEGGLLSLPRLRFNKEGNLLAVTTADHGFKILASAAGLKTLKAIESTSFEGLRPSIESTPIKVSGSSAFPHVSPVNCKVERSSPVRSTPILNGVDPMGRSVEKPRSVDIIDKTRPWQLTEILDPVHCRLVTMPDSTDTSSRVVRLLYTNSGVGILALGSNGVQKLWKWVRNEQNPSGKATATVVPQHWQPNSGLLMTNDVSGVNLEEAVPCIALSKNDSYVMSACGGKVSLFNMMTFKVMTTFMPPPPASTFLAFHPQDNNIIAIGMEDSTIHIYNVRVDEVKSKLKGHQKRITGLAFSTNLNILVSSGADAQLCLWSIDTWEKRKSVALQIPAGKAPLGDTRVQFHSDQVRLLVVHETQLAVYDASKMDRIRQWLPQDVLSAPISYAAYSCNSQLIYATFCDGNIAVFDSDSLRLRCRIAPSAYFSQAVLNGQAVYPLVVAAHPQEPNQVAVGLTDGSVKVIEPAESEGKWGTPPPTDNGMLNGRTGSSSTTSNHTPDQMQR; encoded by the exons ATGTCATCTTTGAGCAGAGAATTGGTGTTTCTGATACTCCAATTTCTCGATGAGGAGAAGTTCAAGGAGTCTGTGCACAA acttGAGAAAGAATCGGGGTTTTTCTTCAACATGAAATATTTTGAAGAGAAAGTTCAGGCTGGAGAATGGGAAGAAGTTGAGAAGTACTTGTCTGGATTTACCAAAGTTGATGATAACAGATACTCAATGAAGATATTCTTTGAAATAAGGAAGCAGAAATATCTTGAAGCACTAGATAG GCAAGATAAGGCGAAGGCTGTTGAAATATTAGTTGGTGATTTGAAAGTGTTCTCAACATTTAATGAGGAACTATATAAAGAAATCACTCAGCTTCTAACTCTTGGGAATTTCAG GGAAAATGAACAGCTCTCTAAATATGGTGACACGAAAACAGCTCGCAGCATCATGTTGATTGAACTTAAAAAACTTATTGAAGCAAACCCCCTTTTTCGCGATAAGCTTACTTTCCCTACTTTGAAGTCTTCGAGACTGCGGACTCTTATAAATCAAAG TTTGAATTGGCAGCATCAGTTATGTAAAACTCCAAGGCCAAATCCAGACATTAAGACTTTATTCACAGATCACACATGTACACCTCCAAATGGTCCTCTTGCAACCACACCTGTCAATCTTCCAGTTGCTGCAGTTGCAAAACCTGCTGCATATGCCTCAATTGGAGCTCATGGA CCCTTTCCACCCCCTGCAGCTGCTGCTAATGCTAATGCTTTAGCAGGTTGGATGGCCAATGCATCTGCCTCTTCATCTGTCCAAGCTGCTGTTGTCACAGCATCGTCCATCCCTGTTCCACAGAATCAAG TTTCAATCTTGAAGCATCCTAGAACTCCTCCGGCGACTCCAGGTATGGTTGATTACCAGAGTCCTGATCATGAACAACTAATAAAACGATTGCGGTCTTCTCAGTCTGTTGAAGAG GTCACCTATCCAACACCTCGACAGCAAGCTTCTTGGTCACAGGATGACCTGCCGAAAACTGTGGCTTTTTCCTTGCATCAAGGATCCAACGTTACAAGCATGGATTTTCATCCATCTCACCATACATTGCTTCTAG TCGGTTGTAGTAATGGAGAAATTACACTTTGGGAACTTGGATTGCGTGAGAGACTGGTATCAAAGCCATTCAAG GCGACTATCGTCACAGATGCACCAGTATCTGTTAGTCGTGTTATGTGGAGTCCCGATGGGAATTTTGTGG GTGTTGCATTTACCAAGCGTTTGATTCACTTGTATGCTTATTCTGGATCAAATGATCTGCGCCATCATTTAGAG ATTGATGCCCATGCTGGTGCTGTGAACGACTTGGCTTTTGCCCACCCAAATAAGCAACTATGTGTTGTAACTTGTGGAGAGGACAAACTAATAAAG GTATGGGATTTAACAGGACGGCAACTACATAACTTTGAAGGTCATGAGGCACCGGTATATTCTATTTGTCCTCACCACAAGGAGAACATTCAG TTCATATTTTCTACTGCTATTGATGGGAAAATAAAGGCCTGGTTATATGACAATATGGGTTCTAGAGTTGACTATGACGCTCCTGGACATTGGTGTACTACAATGCTTTACAGTGCTGATGGAAGCAG GTTGTTCTCTTGTGGAACGAGTAAAGATGGAGACTCTTACCTAGTTGAATGGAATGAAAGTGAAGGAGCAATAAAAAGGACATACTCTGGATTTAGTAGAAAGAAGTCAGCGGGCGTTGTGCAGTTTGACACAACACAGAATCACTTTTTGGCTGCTGGTGAAGATAGCCAGATAAAGTTTTGGGATATGGACAATAACAATGTTCTTGCAAGCACTGATGCGGAGGGTGGACTTCTG AGTCTTCCTCGCTTGAGATTCAATAAGGAAGGAAATCTCTTAGCTGTTACTACAGCAGACCATGgatttaaaatacttgcaagTGCTGCTGGTCTAAAAACTTTGAAAGCTATTGAGTCTACATCTTTTGAAGGACTGAGGCCTTCCATAGAATCTACTCCTATAAAG GTATCTGGATCCTCTGCTTTTCCACATGTTAGTCCAGTCAATTGTAAAGTAGAAAGGAGCTCCCCTGTTAGATCTACTCCAATTCTT AATGGAGTTGATCCTATGGGTAGAAGTGTGGAGAAACCTAGAAGCGTGGACATAATTGATAAAACCAGGCCCTGGCAGTTGACTGAAATTCTGGATCCTGTCCACTGCCGGTTAGTTACCATGCCTGACAGTACAGATACGTCCAGCAGG gtTGTTCGACTTTTATACACGAATTCTGGCGTTGGCATTTTGGCTCTTGGTTCGAATGGTGTTCAGAAGCTGTGGAAGTGGGTCCGCAATGAACAAAATCCTAGTGGGAAG GCCACTGCCACCGTTGTTCCACAGCATTGGCAACCAAACAGTGGTCTTCTTATGACTAATGATGTCTCAGGTGTCAACCTTGAAGAGGCAGTTCCATGCATAGCGTTATCAAAGAATGATTCATATGTAATGTCGGCTTGTGGCGGAAAGGTTTCATTGTTTAACATGATGACATTTAAG GTAATGACAACATTCATGCCACCGCCCCCTGCCTCCACCTTCCTAGCATTCCATCCTCAGGATAATAATATCATAGCCATAGGCATGGAGGATTCTACCATTCACATTTACAATGTTAGGGTGGATGAG GTTAAATCGAAATTGAAGGGTCACCAGAAGCGAATAACTGGTTTAGCATTCTCTACTAATTTAAATATCCTTGTTTCGTCAGGTGCTGATGCTCAA CTTTGCCTGTGGAGCATTGATACATGGGAGAAGAGGAAATCAGTTGCATTGCAGATTCCTGCTGGGAAGGCACCTCTTGGTGATACTCGTGTGCAATTCCATTCTGACCAAGTCCGTTTGCTGGTAGTCCATGAGACGCAGCTAGCAGTATATGATGCCTCCAAGATGGATCGCATCCGACAG TGGCTTCCGCAGGATGTACTCTCTGCGCCGATATCTTATGCAGCATACTCCTGCAACAGCCAGCTAATTTATGCAACCTTTTGTGATGGTAACATTGCGGTGTTTGATTCTGATAGCTTGAGATTAAGGTGCCGCATTGCACCATCAGCATACTTTTCCCAAGCAGTCTTGAATGG CCAAGCGGTGTACCCACTAGTGGTTGCAGCTCATCCACAAGAGCCAAACCAAGTAGCAGTTGGGCTGACTGATGGTTCCGTTAAAGTGATTGAGCCTGCCGAATCAGAGGGGAAGTGGGGAACTCCGCCGCCTACGGATAATGGGATGCTTAATGGCAGGACAGGATCATCGTCGACCACCAGCAACCACACACCTGATCAGATGCAAAGATGA